The genomic interval CAGCAACTTCACCCTCGCACATAACAATTGATTCTGGTAAACAATCTGAATCCACAACAAGTATTCCCAGTACCGTTCCGGAAGTAATGCGTACAGCCTCTGAGCGGCACCAAAAAGGCCTGATGTCTCCCCATATCTATCAAATTTTAATCGCCGGAGAGATAAAATTGCCTGTACTTTTGGAGGATCAAAGTCATAAAGAATTCCCATCCATACACATAATTTATAGACCCGTCAGACAGATGGTCTATGCAATTTTGTTCAACGTACATCACCGAATGTACCTCGCCACTAGAAACAAGGAAAAAGGTGGTAAGTATTTTTATTGCAGTTGGTCCTATTATAGccttaaaaaaataacataatgAATGCGCGgaagcagttttttttttttttttctcgtacgagATACTCATCACATTCATTCACATTTTAACTAGAAATCACAGGAAAGAATAGAAGACCGGGCAAAAAAAGTAATCATCATTCATTCCTATCGCATGACTATTAGATCATTTAGATACTTATTTTgcttataattatcatcgttattaccAGTTTCATTACGCAGCTGCAGTTATTTGAAACCATTTTGTTCGTATTTATAATTACCAACCCTTGACCTTGTTGGACATTTATTTGCAACGTGTATGAATTTTATGAGATACATTCGTTATGAAAGTAGAATCAACCTCTATGACTGATTCGGCAGATAATGAGACAGTGGAGGTACCAGACGTCATTATAAAAGAGTGGGTCTGGTCAGAGACGAATTGTTACCAGGTACCAGAATTGGTAAAAGCTGAACAAATTGGATGGGGTGTTCCTACGATACAACGTTTATGGTTTGGGTGAGTGTTTATTGTTACTTCGCCATTAAACCTGTTTTAGCAATTGGCGCAACTGTAGCACTTCTTCAAAATTATCAGGACTCTATGAAATAATGGGATTATTATTAGCCATTTCATAAATTGAATATACTGCTTCGTTGCAGCTCTCGTGGGCATCATAGGTATGTCCTCTGCCATTTGTGTTGATGTTGTAGCTTCAGGTGACCAGAAAAACGATTGTTTTAAACTATCGAATCTTGGGTATTTTATGTCTGAGGAATGATCTCAATCGCTGGTTACCTCGCTTTTACAATATTCCTGATAagctgaatgaatgaaaataaaaatcagcttATTCCGAATATCATTCACCCTTCAAAAAACTATCCCGACTTAAAggtttttaatatatttttcagcaCAGGGATCGACGACAAACGCCGAAGGCTAAGAGGTTTCTTAACCTGTCTGAAATCTGACACACCTCTTATGTTGAATCCTTCTTATGTCCCTCAACATTTACTAGTTATGGCTTGCGTGTTGAGGTAAATATGATCAGATTATTTACTGGCGGAAATTTGAAGCTTCCTTAGCAAAGCTATTGCATGGCCATGGGATTGCTATAGTCATTAGAGGAAGTACAGCAAATTAATATCTTGATTTACTGTATTGGAAACAAcctattttcaaatatagGTGTGGAATAGTTGATTCATCTTTCGACTAATTCCGAAGATTATTTGAAACAGATTTAGCGAACTCTTTACTGATGATTGTTTTGTTATTCCGAGATTTCTTCCATCTCAGAAAAAGTTCATCAtctttaaaaatcatttgaatttcAGGTACATAATGACTTTCAATgaggaaattaaaatattacgCTGTCAAGAACTCGACGCCTTCATTGCACAGGCCTTTTCACCAGAACTTATGAACGCTCAATACCTACAAGATCTACAGGTAAATATCGTTTTATCGTGTAGGATTTGAACAGACATGAAGATGCGACGGAAGTTTGATTCACATACTTGCAACTTGACTCGATTTTTTCCAGCTCCCTCTCGTAACATCACGTGGTGTTCAATTGGCGACATTATTTATGGCTGGTGTAGAAACCGCGTTACTGGCAAATGACGCCTGCGGAGCTCCCATACCTTGGTTAATGTGCTGCCCCTGGCTATTCTTTGACGGTAAACTATTTCATCACACACTCGCCCGTGCCACGATTGCAAAGAATCTTTTGGAACTTTGTGGAGGGCACATAGAGCGAGTTATAAAAGTCGAAAGAATGCGGAAAGCTGTCTTAGAAGGGGTCAATGTTGTCTTCGCTCGTCCTCCGCTATCAGTTGTTCCTGGTAAGTATATATTTAAGTATTTATCATCAAAATCTCTTAAGatctgttatttttatttatatttttttttttttttgtccgaaaaaatttttgatccaaacAAAGTGAGTTGTGACCCCCACGTGCTTTTAGGAATACGTATATCAGCGCCGCAAAATATACTACCTGCGGGATGCTCAATCAACGAAGGTCTTGTCCGAGGTCGTGGAAGTGGAAATCTAGCCCATCGTGGATTAATGCGACGTCCAGTTCCATCTCGAGGAGGACAATTAGAAGTAGCAGGCGTGGTTGTTGGACAATGGGGTCCAAACTATGGATCTATGCCTCCGGGTAGACGGCCTCAGCCCATCCAAGGTCATGCTCGTGGGCGACTTCCACCTCAGGTAGGATATCGCATGTGCAATCGCAGTCTGACTATGGTCCGATACCGCTGTGTTTATGTGGGACAAGATATGCAAGAGCCTGGCTTCATGACTGGCGTTGAAAAggatgttgaaaatattcagtAGAATAACactatttgatttttaaacggtgaacgataacgatgactTTCAAATGCATGCCAGGTGCGCGACATATATGATGTCTAGGATTTTTAAATGCATTCAAAACCACTgagaaagaatcgaaaaattattaattttaactAAAATTCATTGTAGATATCTATTGCTGTGTTTGTCTACATGTAATCTGTAATGACTAGAGAAAATCGTGATTGAGtatttgaaattgacgaattaCTGCTCGAAATTTGATGGGAGTTTAACAAGGTCGTTGTACGTGTCAATTTTTAACTTATTTACATGTTGTTTATACACCGTTTTTATTGTCTTTATAATAaagagaattcaatttttgttgatGCTCATAACTgtggtttttatttattaatctaGTTCTAATCGTGGCATCTTGTGGCGAAAATTTCTTGCATCAAACACTACGAAATGATAAAGAACTTTCTAAAAATATGACCCCATTTTTCCATAAAGATTTCACTGGATAGTTTGTTTGTTATAGGTGACCTCGATTGGTGGTTTGAAATTCGGCATTCCTGGTGGTTTCAACCCAATGGGTCGTCCAACTTTTCCCACGCGGGGCAACAACAGATCTCAAATTGGTGGGCGAGGCAAGAAGACCCAAATGAAGGTGAGATAATATGGACCTCCAACCTTTCATGTAATCTGCATTACAGCATTGAACATGAAAAACCATATTCTCAGGCAATCAACAAGAAAAGGACTACTAccaaaaagaataaagaaattgagaaaaaggaTACCAAAGGCCGTGGTATAACCGTGGAGGGTGTCACAGATAAATACTCGTGAGTACTGTAAATACAATTGGTTAATGTTCGTTCTTTATTTCCCTTGCAACAGCTTGTCGACGATCCAGTGACCCTCGATAGAtatttgcaaatattttttaacgtaTTGATCAGTTCGCTCACGGTACAAATCTCTAAAATGTAATTTCAGTGATTCAGTGTTACCGGTGAATGGCACCAAGGACAGCATGCCAGTGCCTGGTCAGTTCGACGACGCGCCAGATAATGGTAAGGTCATAGAGAAAGGTCAAGGCGATGCTCCACTCGTTAATGCGGTTTTAACTGAAAATTAAGAACCCAAATGATATacttgatataaaaaaaacaaccctctCGGATATGACTGAAGACTGCAACCAATCAATCTAGTTATGTGTCAGTTGAGCATCTacactttttgaaaattttcaaatcagatCAACATATCCCATCGCTGCTGacgtgattttgatttttattagttttcataatcattcgatgaaatttaaattcaaaacttgtcgatttcctcaaattttccaacactTCTTTTGTGACCCAAGCCAAGTGTTTATCTGATATTCATGATTCAACATTTACTTGAAAGTTAGCGATGCATAGCGGTTTTCTAGTGTTTATGCTCAATACACATAAAGCTCTGGTGGGGCCAAACTATTACATAACATAGGTAAAGACAACTGGACGGCGCcatgctgaaaaaaaaagaagaaatttaagAGAGCGCAAAAATAACCAATTTTTGACTTATACTATACGATGTCCTCACTGCCAAATGCACCACACTCTATAAGATAGAAAGAATTGTGGTTGTGCTGAAGAGCTGCAAGGCTCTCGTTGCtaataagggatgaaaaaaaaaatctcgactGATTAGTGTACAATTACGCTAATAATGTATCTAAGAAGAACAAGTCGTCAACTGCTATATCTATTTAGTTATTAAGAagcatgattattttttttacaaagaaaatatatattttccggTATTATATGAAACGCACGCTTCGATAATCTTGGTGCCATTTTCCCCCTGAGGATAGAGACGATGTTTTAGAGTATTGTTAGACTCAAAGGttactttgtttttctttttctaattcttttctttcttttttctttaattctttttttctttatcatatTATGGGGAATTTGGTGTCACGACAATCCTGAGCGTATGGAGACTGATGCTTTTCATataagtaaaatatatatttatacatactaGATTTAGGATTCCTgtaatgtattatacgtaagGTATATGAGCATAGCAAATGAAATTAATGGAATGCCTGaacttttttgaataaatggatgacagaatgaatgaatataaaaatgatatcatTTTGAATGATTGCGTTTAGCAGAACGGCAAAAGTTATGTAAATATGCAAGGGGCGATATAATATtacagataaatatatatatatatatctatatatatctatatatagtaactataatatagatatatatatatgtgtgtgtgtgtggagagatatatatttattagctGTTGTGCCTGAGACGTTTGTGGATGGCTGTTATTTTGGTTGAACTGAGAGTTTAGACAACTTTGCAAATCTTTAAGATGGAGGGAAAAAGGTAATAATTTCAACTAAACTCAATCAGCAATTGTGGAGGTTTGTTGGTCAAAATACGCAGCTTGATGTTATGTCAGACATGATTTTTTGATGCGTCGTGTTTCAAACAGACTATTAGTTATTGAATGATGCCACACTGTATCCGATCATGATATGTTATGCGTCACACTTCCTATCGAACTAATCGTCGTAATGAGACTGTAAGTGACACATTCAGGCTTTGTCTAACATCAATAATTAGGAAAAGAATGAGTAAATGTCTTGAGAAATTGTATATAAGTCGAATTATGACTaacatgataataatattgtgtGGCAAATTGGACAACGTTGATTGTAAATAAATGTTGGTTAGATTAAGATAAAGTGATAGCGCGAAtgaaaatgtatataataagcAACGCCTAAGTGCGCCGTTCATGCACCGAGGCCAGTTAATGATTGCGTTtaaattgaagagaaacaTATTCTATTTATACCTAAAATTGTCGATAAGAAACATTTCTACATAAGATGAAACCGGTTTATTGAGTAAAATGATGTTTCTTttgttctctctctttttttaatttatttatttgtttggtCGTCATTTTCGTTTGACTTCTCATGAAAAATCAtgtaaaacaaataaagaaaaaggagaaaagtaaaaactacaATGGAACGACAAGACACGATTAACTGATTATATGACAAATGGAATAatgatgagaaagaaaaaatgtgtgGCTCAAAACAACACAAGAGGTATTTAATGCGATTATTGATATCCATTTTATTAAGATAATATAACGAGACTTGATGGGATGAAAGGCTATATTTTTGTAGATTTGTTATTGCGTGAAAAAAGGCATTAAGACAATGACTAAAACTTTATTGAAATTGAGCTAAACGACGGTATAGAATCATATAACATAATAAAAgggatatatgtacacacgatGTTTGAAACTTATAGATAATTAGTATTAAAAAATGTGTTTGCAACAGCTCTAACACTATCCACTATAAGTACCAGCTTGGATCGGAGTGATTTTTGAAACTACTACATTCTGCGAATCGCAATACCCGTGCCCATATGTACATTGTCGTTAAATACCGCTTGTTAGTTTAATAGTTAGAGAAAAACAAtgggataataattttctgcCCAATGTCACCATCGACGACTTACGCCCAGTGTCAATGTACGTTGATCCAGTTTTTCTAATAAGGCTACCTTCAGATAAGTTGCTGCTTAAGTAAAATCTTGGAAAGAAATCAGAGTGATTTTAAGCCAACATACATATAGCATTGTGAACTGCATTGCAagtttaaaaagaaaagttagCATACATTATTTACCGATGATATATATCATGATATAATTGTACACCACTCCGCTACGttcgtttttggtttttataatttacaaaaagaaaaaaagtgaaccataaaaacaaatgaaatgttCGTCATTTCCAAATGGACCTTACACCAGACGTAAATAAAACTTCGAAAACTGATAATGGAATTTGAGAGTAAAATGCCACTTTGCAATTCTGTAAAGTTATATAAGATGATTAATCTATTCTGATGAGAAATCAATTTCTCGATAGAcgagtataaaaaatataatattgcaACGTGtttattgaagagaaaaactaaTCAAGTCGCTGCTGCACTTGATTTGAATATAAACAGTAACGACTAATGACACacaattcataaaaaaaaacgaatgtgaaaataaattcatattgaACATATTCATATAAAATAACACAGAACCGAAATGTAAAAACGAAGACAGCTTgagtaatgaaaaagaaaagaaactaacaaaaaataatgaacttTGCAAAACAAATGTCCTGTCCTAACAGACCtgtgacaatttttcatttaaagtGTAGAATCGGGGCCCACAAAACCTGTAAAACAAAACCCTAATTACTTAATTTAACACAATTTTCCCATACTTGAGAACTCGCT from Athalia rosae chromosome 1, iyAthRosa1.1, whole genome shotgun sequence carries:
- the LOC105687160 gene encoding constitutive coactivator of PPAR-gamma-like protein 1 homolog isoform X1, coding for MGIQDLQAFLDSSAVQGGSVPVDLLRIGRNIAQRQRSRAGKGQQQQPPSSKFRLVLDGECCLDRLYGGYFSDWACGGQWNRMVQFLAVLTEATEMSGVELAVFFNGSLESTRRVDWIQHQLEVRIKVNNVLKHITTKGTPPPKIWWTPPVCLRTSLRMALRHLNVTVLSSMDDHHQEVIAYCRENNFNGLIADDAEYAAFDPPRYFSSEQLKLTYKGSLETKEYIIAEFTKTLNISSDRLCTLTALLGNYLLTEQDLADFYKKLNLNTNPNKVTAEQTIRAVANFVKDLPSVELDVVAQKVFGSLSDPRCAKLRQSVQYYINGTKEGFLHYKPVKPSKDLLWTRVAARKSESKQSLPTSKNSTEPTPTSEDESNLETSRFASETVERERDSLQAYKQATANATAAPQIVIEPPGIQGNGDADNSRAEDEQNNGHAVNGSHNLLISSSSSSSSSTATSPSHITIDSGKQSESTTSIPSTVPEVMRTASERHQKGLMSPHIYQILIAGEIKLPVLLEDQSHKEFPSIHIIYRPVRQMVYAILFNVHHRMYLATRNKEKGDNETVEVPDVIIKEWVWSETNCYQVPELVKAEQIGWGVPTIQRLWFGTGIDDKRRRLRGFLTCLKSDTPLMLNPSYVPQHLLVMACVLRYIMTFNEEIKILRCQELDAFIAQAFSPELMNAQYLQDLQLPLVTSRGVQLATLFMAGVETALLANDACGAPIPWLMCCPWLFFDGKLFHHTLARATIAKNLLELCGGHIERVIKVERMRKAVLEGVNVVFARPPLSVVPGIRISAPQNILPAGCSINEGLVRGRGSGNLAHRGLMRRPVPSRGGQLEVAGVVVGQWGPNYGSMPPGRRPQPIQGHARGRLPPQVTSIGGLKFGIPGGFNPMGRPTFPTRGNNRSQIGGRGKKTQMKAINKKRTTTKKNKEIEKKDTKGRGITVEGVTDKYSDSVLPVNGTKDSMPVPGQFDDAPDNGKVIEKGQGDAPLVNAVLTEN
- the LOC105687160 gene encoding constitutive coactivator of PPAR-gamma-like protein 1 homolog isoform X3, which produces MGIQDLQAFLDSSAVQGGSVPVDLLRIGRNIAQRQRSRAGKGQQQQPPSSKFRLVLDGECCLDRLYGGYFSDWACGGQWNRMVQFLAVLTEATEMSGVELAVFFNGSLESTRRVDWIQHQLEVRIKVNNVLKHITTKGTPPPKIWWTPPVCLRTSLRMALRHLNVTVLSSMDDHHQEVIAYCRENNFNGLIADDAEYAAFDPPRYFSSEQLKLTYKGSLETKEYIIAEFTKTLNISSDRLCTLTALLGNYLLTEQDLADFYKKLNLNTNPNKVTAEQTIRAVANFVKDLPSVELDVVAQKVFGSLSDPRCAKLRQSVQYYINGTKEGFLHYKPVKPSKDLLWTRVAARKSESKQSLPTSKNSTEPTPTSEDESNLETSRFASETVERERDSLQAYKQATANATAAPQIVIEPPGIQGNGDADNSRAEDEQNNGHAVNGSHNLLISSSSSSSSSTATSPSHITIDSGKQSESTTSIPSTVPEVMRTASERHQKGLMSPHIYQILIAGEIKLPVLLEDQSHKEFPSIHIIYRPVRQMVYAILFNVHHRMYLATRNKEKGDNETVEVPDVIIKEWVWSETNCYQVPELVKAEQIGWGVPTIQRLWFGTGIDDKRRRLRGFLTCLKSDTPLMLNPSYVPQHLLVMACVLRYIMTFNEEIKILRCQELDAFIAQAFSPELMNAQYLQDLQLPLVTSRGVQLATLFMAGVETALLANDACGAPIPWLMCCPWLFFDGKLFHHTLARATIAKNLLELCGGHIERVIKVERMRKAVLEGVNVVFARPPLSVVPGIRISAPQNILPAGCSINEGLVRGRGSGNLAHRGLMRRPVPSRGGQLEVAGVVVGQWGPNYGSMPPGRRPQPIQGHARGRLPPQVTSIGGLKFGIPGGFNPMGRPTFPTRGNNRSQIGGRGKKTQMKVR
- the LOC105687160 gene encoding constitutive coactivator of PPAR-gamma-like protein 1 homolog isoform X2, with amino-acid sequence MGIQDLQAFLDSSAVQGGSVPVDLLRIGRNIAQRQRSRAGKGQQQQPPSSKFRLVLDGECCLDRLYGGYFSDWACGGQWNRMVQFLAVLTEATEMSGVELAVFFNGSLESTRRVDWIQHQLEVRIKVNNVLKHITTKGTPPPKIWWTPPVCLRTSLRMALRHLNVTVLSSMDDHHQEVIAYCRENNFNGLIADDAEYAAFDPPRYFSSEQLKLTYKGSLETKEYIIAEFTKTLNISSDRLCTLTALLGNYLLTEQDLADFYKKLNLNTNPNKVTAEQTIRAVANFVKDLPSVELDVVAQKVFGSLSDPRCAKLRQSVQYYINGTKEGFLHYKPVKPSKARKSESKQSLPTSKNSTEPTPTSEDESNLETSRFASETVERERDSLQAYKQATANATAAPQIVIEPPGIQGNGDADNSRAEDEQNNGHAVNGSHNLLISSSSSSSSSTATSPSHITIDSGKQSESTTSIPSTVPEVMRTASERHQKGLMSPHIYQILIAGEIKLPVLLEDQSHKEFPSIHIIYRPVRQMVYAILFNVHHRMYLATRNKEKGDNETVEVPDVIIKEWVWSETNCYQVPELVKAEQIGWGVPTIQRLWFGTGIDDKRRRLRGFLTCLKSDTPLMLNPSYVPQHLLVMACVLRYIMTFNEEIKILRCQELDAFIAQAFSPELMNAQYLQDLQLPLVTSRGVQLATLFMAGVETALLANDACGAPIPWLMCCPWLFFDGKLFHHTLARATIAKNLLELCGGHIERVIKVERMRKAVLEGVNVVFARPPLSVVPGIRISAPQNILPAGCSINEGLVRGRGSGNLAHRGLMRRPVPSRGGQLEVAGVVVGQWGPNYGSMPPGRRPQPIQGHARGRLPPQVTSIGGLKFGIPGGFNPMGRPTFPTRGNNRSQIGGRGKKTQMKAINKKRTTTKKNKEIEKKDTKGRGITVEGVTDKYSDSVLPVNGTKDSMPVPGQFDDAPDNGKVIEKGQGDAPLVNAVLTEN